From a region of the Gammaproteobacteria bacterium genome:
- a CDS encoding UbiX family flavin prenyltransferase — protein sequence MNNKRITLAITGASGAAYSLRLLECLLSAGKEVALLISAPGQIVIGMEMADKLPGRPAAIQEVLSERYGADAGQLQVYGQQEWTASVASGSGVSDAMVVCPCTMGSLSAIACGASNNLLERAADVTIKENKKLILVPRETPFSAIHLENMLKLARLGVVILPANPGFYHAPASMQDLVDFVVARILDQLGVEHQLMDAWG from the coding sequence ATGAATAATAAGCGAATTACTCTTGCCATCACGGGTGCCTCGGGCGCCGCCTATAGCCTGCGTCTGTTGGAGTGTTTACTGAGTGCGGGTAAAGAGGTGGCTTTATTGATATCAGCACCCGGTCAGATTGTTATTGGTATGGAAATGGCAGATAAATTACCTGGTCGCCCGGCGGCTATTCAAGAGGTGTTGAGTGAACGTTATGGTGCGGATGCCGGGCAGTTGCAGGTCTATGGGCAGCAGGAATGGACGGCATCGGTGGCGAGTGGTAGCGGTGTATCCGACGCGATGGTCGTATGTCCCTGCACCATGGGTAGCTTGTCGGCAATCGCCTGTGGTGCCAGTAATAATCTGCTGGAGCGAGCGGCTGATGTCACCATCAAGGAGAATAAAAAATTGATTCTGGTGCCACGCGAAACCCCTTTCTCTGCCATTCATCTGGAAAATATGTTGAAGCTCGCCCGTCTGGGTGTTGTCATATTGCCCGCCAACCCCGGCTTTTATCATGCGCCCGCATCCATGCAGGATCTGGTGGATTTTGTGGTCGCCAGGATTCTGGATCAGCTGGGTGT
- a CDS encoding MMPL family transporter has product MKKFIPTYAHWIMRWRWLVLVTSLLAVTLAGYGLHNFAFTADYKVYFGKDNAELIAFKKFENTYNNSENILFVIQPKNKDIFTRKTLGIIKQLTEQAWQIPYAIRVDSITNYQHTEANGDDLTVTDLVEEPQELNSTDLTRIKSIALNEPVLAGRLIAYDGATTGISVTLQFPGTDHTQHLPKAVTYAEKLITELRTTYPDLTVALTGIAIFSAAEIQVSESDSYTLVPIMYGLMISLLLLLLRSVSGTIATLLVVSLSVISALGLMSWFDIKMNASTALAPIIILTLAIADSIHILLTTFQEIRAGRSKQDALAESLRINTEPVFLTTLTTVIGFLSLNFSDSPPFNELGNITAIGVVAAWIFSMTFLPALISILPLRIQPQVRTQHLAMEHLGNFVVNRRVSLFWCMIGLSLIIISFIPRLELDDRFIQWFDESVPFRVDTDFATANLTGPYTLDFSIESGMSGGISEPEYLKHLEEFTIWLRAQPEITHVNSLTDVMKRLNKSMHGDALDWYRLPDQRNLAAQYLLLYEMSLPYGLDLNSQLNLDKSASRLTVTLDTLPQKQIIEIIERSEAWLKDNMPPAMQAKATGTIVMFVNLAVRNIIGMLGGTALGFVLISITLIFALRSVRLGLISLIPNFIPVLITFGLWAIFVGEIGIIASMITATSMGLIVDDTVHLISKYRRARLEHNLQPHDAIRYSLTHVGKALWVTTTIMVAGFMVLAFSSYKLNVDMGILTATVVSIALIMDFLLLPVLLIFVDKET; this is encoded by the coding sequence ATGAAAAAGTTTATCCCGACCTATGCCCACTGGATCATGCGCTGGCGTTGGCTGGTACTGGTCACATCCCTGCTTGCAGTGACACTTGCTGGCTATGGATTGCACAATTTTGCATTTACTGCCGATTACAAGGTGTACTTCGGCAAAGACAATGCTGAATTAATTGCCTTCAAAAAATTCGAGAACACCTATAACAACAGCGAGAATATTCTTTTCGTCATCCAGCCAAAAAATAAAGATATATTTACCCGTAAAACCCTGGGGATCATCAAACAATTAACCGAACAAGCCTGGCAGATTCCATATGCTATTCGCGTGGATTCTATCACCAATTACCAACACACCGAGGCCAACGGTGATGACCTAACGGTGACCGATCTGGTAGAAGAACCACAGGAACTAAACAGCACCGACCTTACCAGAATTAAGTCTATCGCACTGAATGAACCCGTACTGGCAGGACGCTTGATTGCCTACGACGGTGCTACCACCGGTATCTCGGTCACCTTACAGTTTCCTGGCACAGACCATACTCAACACCTGCCAAAAGCAGTAACCTACGCTGAAAAACTGATAACAGAATTGCGCACTACTTATCCTGATCTAACAGTGGCACTGACCGGTATCGCCATCTTCAGCGCAGCAGAGATCCAGGTCAGTGAATCGGATTCATATACCCTGGTACCAATAATGTACGGTCTAATGATCTCACTGTTATTGCTCCTGTTACGCTCAGTTTCCGGCACAATAGCAACACTGTTAGTGGTAAGCCTATCAGTCATCAGCGCCCTCGGTCTGATGTCCTGGTTCGACATCAAGATGAATGCATCAACAGCCCTAGCTCCCATTATCATTCTCACCCTTGCCATTGCTGACAGCATACATATCCTACTGACCACCTTCCAGGAAATACGTGCTGGCCGTTCAAAACAGGATGCCCTGGCAGAGAGTTTACGCATCAATACTGAACCTGTATTTCTAACCACCCTAACCACGGTGATCGGCTTCCTGAGCCTCAACTTCTCTGATTCCCCACCCTTTAACGAACTTGGTAATATTACCGCTATCGGTGTTGTGGCAGCCTGGATATTCTCTATGACCTTTCTACCAGCACTAATATCAATCCTGCCCTTGCGTATTCAACCACAAGTCAGGACACAACATCTTGCCATGGAACACCTCGGTAACTTCGTGGTCAACCGGCGGGTGTCATTATTCTGGTGCATGATAGGTCTGAGCCTGATTATTATATCGTTCATACCCCGGCTTGAACTGGATGACCGATTTATCCAGTGGTTTGATGAGAGCGTTCCATTTCGTGTCGATACTGATTTTGCCACTGCCAACCTGACGGGCCCTTACACCCTTGATTTCTCAATTGAATCCGGCATGAGTGGTGGTATTTCTGAACCTGAATACCTCAAACACCTGGAAGAATTCACCATCTGGCTACGTGCACAGCCTGAGATCACACATGTCAACAGTCTAACCGATGTCATGAAACGGCTAAACAAATCCATGCATGGTGATGCGCTCGATTGGTACCGCCTGCCCGATCAACGCAATCTCGCAGCCCAATATCTATTGTTATATGAAATGTCCCTACCCTATGGCCTTGATCTCAATAGCCAGCTCAATCTGGATAAATCCGCAAGCCGACTAACGGTCACCCTGGATACCCTGCCACAAAAACAGATTATTGAGATAATTGAACGTAGCGAGGCGTGGCTGAAAGACAACATGCCACCTGCCATGCAAGCCAAGGCCACAGGCACGATTGTAATGTTCGTGAATCTGGCGGTACGCAATATTATTGGCATGTTGGGCGGTACAGCGTTAGGCTTTGTATTAATATCAATAACACTCATCTTCGCGCTGCGCAGTGTTCGCCTGGGTCTGATCAGCCTGATCCCGAACTTCATCCCGGTATTGATAACCTTTGGATTATGGGCAATTTTTGTTGGTGAAATTGGCATCATTGCTTCCATGATTACAGCCACCAGTATGGGGCTTATAGTCGATGATACCGTACACCTGATTAGCAAATACCGTCGAGCCCGGCTCGAACATAATCTCCAACCCCATGATGCTATCCGTTACAGCCTGACCCACGTCGGCAAGGCACTGTGGGTAACCACAACAATCATGGTTGCTGGTTTCATGGTGCTTGCCTTTTCCAGTTACAAGCTTAACGTCGACATGGGTATTCTCACTGCAACCGTAGTCAGCATAGCCCTGATAATGGATTTTCTGTTGCTACCTGTACTATTAATATTTGTCGACAAAGAAACATAA
- a CDS encoding twin transmembrane helix small protein: MELLTVLIILALLATIASLGWGIGSMAHGGRFDDKHELQFMGARVGLQGVAIVLLLIAAFVAS, translated from the coding sequence ATGGAATTATTAACGGTTTTAATTATATTGGCATTGCTGGCAACAATTGCTTCGCTAGGTTGGGGTATTGGCTCTATGGCGCATGGAGGTCGCTTTGATGATAAGCACGAGCTTCAGTTTATGGGTGCGCGAGTCGGTCTTCAGGGGGTTGCTATTGTCCTGTTATTGATTGCTGCCTTTGTTGCTAGTTGA
- a CDS encoding plasma-membrane proton-efflux P-type ATPase, giving the protein MGCKVSQRGLTGVEVTRRLAEHGENVIREQHTHPLRKFLAYFWGPIPWMIEVAALLSGAAQRWEDFTVIISLLLINAGVGFWEEYKADNAIEALKQHLAPIARVLRDEVWCDIPARMLVPGDWVFLRLGAIVPADVELVEGDYLSIDQSALTGESLPTDKKVGDAAYSGSIVRQGEMQGVVTATGMDTYFGRTAHLVETAETRSHFQQAVLRIGNFLILMTLALVVLVILVALFRGDPFIDTLLFALILTVASIPVALPAVMSVTMAVGASTLARMQAIVSRLVAIEELAGMDVLCSDKTGTLTQNALTLGDPVPIEADNPQQVIVAAALASEQDSPDVIDAAVFKGLADAQVLADSEILAFHPFDPVRKYAEAEVRQGERQFRVAKGATQVIAALSEVDGDIAERIRIATDELAAHGYRALGVARTDVDGHWCFLGLLPLFDPPRKDAADTIATIRQMGIDVRMVTGDHAAIARELAQQLGLGTHIVSAQEVFEHDDSDGNAVQIEAADGFAEVFPEHKFNIVRSLQGSGKIIGMTGDGVNDAPALKQADIGIAVSGATDAARAAADLVLTAPGLSVITAAVEEARKIFARMHSYAVFRIAETIRVLGFITLSILVFNFYPVTPIMLVLLAVLNDFPIMMIAYDNVRVAEHPVKWVMSRVIAVAVVTGTTGVIATFLLFWIARDYLQLPSAQIQTLIFLKLLVAGHMTIYITRSERWFWQRPWPAARLFWITETTQLIGTLAAVYGWLLEPIGWNYALLVWAYSLLEFPVNNAARVWVLDFWGRGFNEHARHMDRVHASLHSCQCSSVSHRCATSSDDSSRKST; this is encoded by the coding sequence ATGGGATGTAAAGTGAGCCAGCGTGGATTAACAGGTGTGGAAGTTACCCGACGACTCGCGGAGCATGGTGAGAACGTCATCCGTGAACAACATACTCATCCATTGCGGAAATTTCTTGCCTATTTCTGGGGGCCTATCCCCTGGATGATTGAGGTGGCGGCATTGCTTTCGGGTGCTGCTCAGCGTTGGGAAGACTTCACTGTCATCATTAGTCTGCTACTTATTAATGCGGGCGTAGGCTTCTGGGAAGAGTACAAGGCTGACAATGCAATCGAGGCACTCAAACAACACCTGGCACCTATCGCTCGCGTGTTGCGGGATGAGGTCTGGTGCGATATTCCGGCACGTATGTTGGTGCCAGGTGACTGGGTATTTCTACGTCTTGGCGCTATCGTACCTGCTGACGTTGAGCTGGTGGAAGGCGATTATCTGAGTATCGATCAATCAGCACTTACGGGTGAATCTCTGCCAACGGACAAGAAGGTGGGCGATGCTGCTTATTCGGGCTCTATCGTGCGTCAGGGTGAAATGCAGGGTGTGGTGACCGCTACCGGCATGGATACCTATTTCGGTCGTACGGCACACTTGGTCGAGACTGCGGAGACCCGTTCGCACTTCCAGCAGGCGGTGTTGCGTATTGGTAATTTTCTTATTCTGATGACACTTGCCCTGGTTGTACTGGTAATTCTGGTGGCCTTGTTCCGTGGTGATCCTTTTATCGATACCTTGTTGTTTGCCTTGATCCTGACGGTGGCATCGATCCCGGTGGCACTACCTGCGGTGATGTCGGTGACTATGGCGGTGGGTGCCTCCACCCTGGCACGGATGCAGGCCATTGTTTCGCGTCTGGTGGCAATCGAGGAGCTGGCAGGCATGGATGTGCTGTGTTCTGACAAGACCGGTACGCTTACCCAAAATGCCTTGACCCTGGGTGATCCTGTTCCGATTGAGGCGGATAATCCACAGCAGGTTATTGTTGCTGCTGCACTTGCTAGCGAGCAGGATAGTCCAGATGTGATTGATGCTGCTGTGTTCAAGGGTCTGGCTGATGCGCAGGTACTGGCAGATAGTGAAATTCTTGCATTCCATCCGTTTGATCCGGTACGGAAATATGCTGAGGCCGAGGTGAGGCAGGGTGAGCGACAGTTCAGGGTTGCCAAGGGGGCAACCCAGGTGATCGCTGCTTTGAGTGAAGTCGATGGTGACATCGCTGAGCGTATACGTATCGCCACTGATGAACTAGCTGCGCACGGTTATCGTGCCCTTGGTGTGGCGCGTACGGATGTCGATGGGCACTGGTGTTTCCTCGGACTCCTTCCTCTGTTTGATCCCCCGCGTAAGGATGCAGCTGATACCATTGCCACTATCAGGCAGATGGGTATTGATGTTCGTATGGTGACGGGTGATCATGCCGCGATTGCGCGTGAGTTGGCACAGCAACTGGGTCTCGGCACCCATATTGTCTCGGCGCAAGAGGTCTTTGAACACGATGATAGTGATGGTAACGCGGTACAAATCGAGGCTGCCGATGGCTTCGCTGAGGTGTTCCCTGAGCACAAGTTTAATATTGTTCGTAGCCTGCAAGGGAGTGGGAAGATTATTGGTATGACGGGTGATGGTGTGAATGATGCGCCAGCACTCAAGCAGGCAGATATCGGTATTGCTGTGAGTGGTGCTACGGATGCAGCACGTGCGGCGGCGGATCTGGTGTTGACAGCTCCGGGGCTGTCAGTGATTACTGCGGCAGTAGAAGAGGCGCGTAAGATTTTTGCACGGATGCACAGCTATGCTGTATTTCGTATTGCCGAGACTATTCGTGTGCTTGGCTTCATTACACTGTCGATTCTAGTGTTTAATTTTTATCCAGTAACCCCGATTATGCTGGTGTTACTGGCAGTGCTGAATGATTTTCCGATTATGATGATTGCCTATGATAACGTGCGGGTGGCAGAGCACCCTGTTAAGTGGGTTATGTCACGAGTGATTGCGGTGGCTGTCGTCACAGGAACGACGGGCGTTATTGCCACCTTCCTCTTGTTCTGGATTGCTCGGGATTATCTACAGCTGCCCTCCGCGCAGATCCAGACACTAATCTTTCTTAAGCTGCTAGTGGCGGGGCATATGACTATCTACATAACCCGCAGTGAACGTTGGTTCTGGCAACGGCCATGGCCGGCAGCGCGTCTGTTCTGGATTACCGAGACAACGCAACTGATTGGTACGTTGGCAGCCGTGTACGGTTGGTTGCTTGAACCCATTGGCTGGAACTATGCACTCCTGGTGTGGGCTTATTCGTTGCTTGAGTTTCCTGTTAATAATGCCGCTCGGGTCTGGGTGCTGGATTTTTGGGGGCGTGGGTTTAATGAACATGCACGGCATATGGATAGAGTGCATGCCTCGTTACATTCGTGCCAATGCTCATCAGTGAGTCATCGTTGTGCAACATCCTCCGATGATAGTTCGAGGAAGTCGACCTGA
- the mpl gene encoding UDP-N-acetylmuramate:L-alanyl-gamma-D-glutamyl-meso-diaminopimelate ligase yields MKIHILGICGTFMGGLAVLAKRLGHEVSGSDQGIYPPMSEQLVAHGITLHEGYDAGFLDDSIDCVVVGNALSRGNEAVEALLNDGRAYVSGPQWLAENVLQGRWVLAVSGTHGKTTTSSMLAWILEYAGMSPGFLIGGVPQDFAVSARLGETPFFVIEADEYDSAFFDKRSKFVHYHPRTLVLNNLEYDHADIFPDLPSIQRQFHHLLRTVPGAGLIVNNAGSQALNEVIEMGCWTPVESVDVTAGADWGIHKLDAQGSHFEVMHKGTVQGVVTWAHTGEHNLHNALSAIVAARHVGVAVEHALAALCEFKGVKRRMELLAEPRGIKVYDDFAHHPTAIALTLQGARASLKQGRLFVILDLRSNTMRMGIHKHVIELALEAADRAWVYHDDSLSWNPSEVFSDDIVVLNSTQQIIDEIVPQLLPDDHVLIMSNGGFQGIHGRLIETLELASRQV; encoded by the coding sequence ATGAAGATACACATATTAGGGATTTGCGGCACCTTTATGGGCGGTCTGGCGGTATTGGCAAAGCGTCTGGGGCATGAGGTGAGTGGTTCGGATCAGGGGATTTATCCACCCATGAGTGAGCAGCTCGTTGCGCATGGAATCACTTTGCATGAGGGCTATGATGCGGGGTTTTTAGATGATTCTATTGATTGTGTGGTGGTGGGTAATGCCTTGTCGCGCGGTAATGAGGCGGTTGAGGCATTATTGAATGATGGTCGGGCTTATGTGTCCGGGCCTCAGTGGTTGGCAGAGAATGTATTGCAGGGACGTTGGGTATTAGCGGTATCGGGTACTCATGGCAAGACCACAACCTCCAGCATGCTGGCGTGGATTCTGGAATATGCCGGGATGTCACCGGGTTTTTTAATCGGCGGTGTGCCACAAGATTTTGCTGTCTCTGCACGTCTGGGTGAGACCCCTTTTTTTGTTATTGAGGCGGATGAATATGACAGTGCCTTTTTCGACAAGCGTTCGAAGTTTGTGCATTACCATCCACGCACCCTGGTATTAAATAATCTTGAATATGATCACGCGGATATCTTTCCTGACTTGCCGTCCATTCAGCGTCAATTCCATCATTTATTACGCACAGTGCCAGGTGCGGGTCTAATTGTGAATAATGCCGGGAGTCAGGCGCTGAACGAGGTGATCGAGATGGGGTGTTGGACACCTGTTGAGTCTGTTGATGTGACTGCTGGTGCTGACTGGGGTATTCATAAACTGGATGCACAAGGGAGTCACTTTGAGGTGATGCACAAAGGTACGGTGCAGGGCGTAGTAACATGGGCACATACAGGTGAACATAATCTGCATAATGCGCTTTCGGCTATTGTTGCTGCACGTCATGTGGGTGTTGCGGTGGAGCATGCGCTGGCGGCATTGTGTGAGTTTAAAGGCGTTAAGCGTCGTATGGAGTTATTAGCTGAGCCGAGAGGAATCAAGGTTTATGATGACTTTGCTCACCACCCTACCGCGATAGCACTGACCTTGCAGGGTGCGCGTGCCTCATTAAAGCAGGGGCGATTATTTGTCATCCTTGATCTGCGTTCCAATACCATGCGCATGGGTATTCATAAGCATGTTATTGAATTAGCGTTGGAGGCGGCAGATAGGGCCTGGGTTTATCATGATGACAGTTTGTCCTGGAATCCCTCCGAGGTATTTTCTGACGATATCGTTGTGTTGAATTCTACGCAGCAGATTATTGATGAGATTGTGCCGCAATTATTGCCAGATGATCATGTGTTGATTATGAGTAATGGTGGCTTTCAGGGGATTCATGGGCGTTTAATTGAGACGCTGGAATTGGCTTCGAGACAGGTGTGA
- a CDS encoding nucleoside monophosphate kinase: MRIVLLGAPGSGKSTQARRIAKHYNLLYIHDVVKMAKVDAGQLVSDDQIMDALKDYLQQTDVTNGFILDSFPRNIAQGEMLDAMLKELELGVDVCLKVDVDFDLIMQRLSGRYLCKDCATPYNSYTAPPRMDGCCDECGGNLHHRGEDNEEIIGSRLRIFETQTVPLLGSYQQQNKLHVIQGVGDVSVIAKAAVKILDSVARSLLVAKASVKNKQKNADKDQETEELGKNPVSGKSSVPKKAVAKKKGIVKKVAPKKAVAKKKVVTKKTAPKKVVVKKKVIAKKAAPKKAVAKKKVVAKKAAPKKTVAKKKVVAKKAAPKKTVAKKKVVAKKVAPKKTVAKKKVVAKKAAPKKAVVKKKVVAKKAALKKAVVKKKVVAKKAAPKKVVAKKKASVKKVAQKKAVSKKKVVTKKAAVRKKAKKR; encoded by the coding sequence ATGAGGATTGTTTTGTTAGGGGCGCCAGGTTCTGGTAAAAGTACGCAAGCAAGGCGTATTGCCAAGCATTATAATCTCCTTTATATTCATGATGTTGTGAAGATGGCCAAGGTGGACGCAGGTCAGTTGGTCAGCGATGACCAAATCATGGATGCATTGAAGGATTATTTACAGCAAACCGATGTTACTAATGGCTTTATCCTTGATAGCTTTCCGCGCAATATAGCCCAGGGTGAAATGCTGGATGCGATGTTGAAAGAGTTGGAGCTGGGTGTGGATGTCTGCTTGAAGGTAGATGTTGATTTTGATCTGATTATGCAGCGTCTATCCGGACGCTATCTCTGTAAAGATTGTGCGACACCTTATAATAGTTATACCGCTCCACCAAGGATGGATGGTTGTTGTGATGAATGTGGTGGTAATTTACATCATCGAGGTGAGGATAATGAAGAGATTATCGGTAGTCGTCTGAGAATTTTTGAAACACAGACTGTACCGTTATTGGGTTCTTATCAGCAGCAAAATAAGCTTCATGTCATTCAAGGTGTTGGTGATGTGTCCGTGATAGCAAAGGCAGCTGTCAAGATCCTGGATTCAGTCGCTCGCAGTTTGTTGGTAGCAAAGGCTAGTGTAAAAAATAAACAGAAAAACGCCGATAAAGATCAAGAAACGGAGGAATTGGGTAAAAATCCAGTGTCAGGTAAAAGCTCTGTTCCGAAAAAAGCGGTAGCCAAAAAAAAGGGAATCGTTAAAAAGGTTGCTCCAAAGAAGGCGGTAGCCAAAAAGAAGGTTGTCACTAAAAAGACAGCCCCAAAGAAGGTAGTAGTCAAAAAGAAGGTCATCGCTAAAAAGGCAGCCCCAAAGAAGGCGGTAGCCAAAAAGAAGGTCGTCGCTAAAAAGGCAGCTCCAAAGAAGACAGTAGCCAAAAAGAAGGTTGTCGCTAAAAAGGCAGCCCCAAAGAAGACAGTAGCCAAAAAGAAGGTTGTCGCTAAAAAGGTAGCTCCAAAGAAGACAGTAGCCAAAAAGAAGGTCGTCGCTAAAAAGGCAGCCCCAAAGAAGGCAGTAGTCAAAAAGAAGGTTGTCGCTAAAAAGGCAGCCCTAAAGAAGGCAGTAGTCAAAAAGAAGGTCGTCGCTAAAAAGGCAGCTCCAAAGAAGGTTGTTGCCAAAAAGAAGGCTAGCGTTAAGAAGGTTGCCCAGAAGAAAGCGGTATCCAAAAAGAAGGTTGTTACCAAAAAGGCCGCCGTCAGGAAAAAAGCCAAGAAAAGGTAG
- a CDS encoding 6-phosphofructokinase, with protein sequence MAKAAPKKAAKKAAPKKNAFYAQSGGVTAVINASACGLIETARQHKNKIGKVYAGRNGIIGALTEDLIDTSKESARSIAALRHTPSGAFGSCRYKMKSLEENRREYERLIEVFEAHNIGYFFYNGGGDSADTCLKISQLSKKMGYPIQAIHVPKTVDNDLPITDNCPGFGSVAKYIAVSTREASFDVASMCKTSTKVFVLEVMGRHAGWIAAAGGLASTDDCDLPIIILFPEVTFNQTKFLALVKKKVKEYGYCSIVVSEGVRDRAGKFLADTGLKDAFGHSQLGGVAPVIANLVRDKLGLKYHWAVADYLQRAARHVASKNDVDQAYAMGKAAVELALAGKNSVMPTVVRTNNKPYKWKIGEAKLSRVANVEKMMPKGFISKDGFGITQKCRDYLEPLIKGEDYPPYGKDGMPKYIQLKNAPVKKKLDKEFKVK encoded by the coding sequence ATGGCCAAAGCAGCACCTAAAAAAGCCGCCAAAAAGGCAGCTCCAAAGAAGAATGCCTTTTATGCACAATCGGGTGGCGTAACTGCCGTTATTAACGCCAGTGCCTGTGGTCTTATTGAGACCGCACGTCAGCATAAAAACAAGATTGGCAAGGTCTATGCCGGACGCAACGGTATCATCGGCGCATTGACTGAAGACCTGATCGACACCAGCAAGGAATCCGCACGTTCGATTGCTGCCCTGCGTCACACCCCAAGTGGTGCCTTTGGTTCATGTCGCTACAAGATGAAGAGCCTGGAAGAAAATCGCCGTGAATATGAACGCCTGATCGAGGTCTTTGAGGCACATAATATCGGTTACTTCTTCTACAACGGCGGTGGCGATTCTGCTGATACCTGTCTGAAGATTTCCCAGCTATCCAAAAAGATGGGCTACCCCATTCAGGCCATCCATGTACCCAAGACGGTTGATAACGATCTACCTATCACTGATAACTGTCCTGGTTTTGGTTCAGTTGCAAAATACATTGCGGTATCCACCCGTGAGGCCAGTTTTGATGTCGCCTCCATGTGCAAGACTTCAACCAAGGTATTCGTGCTTGAAGTAATGGGTCGTCATGCTGGCTGGATTGCAGCGGCAGGTGGTCTGGCATCAACAGATGATTGTGATTTGCCTATCATCATCCTGTTCCCTGAAGTCACCTTTAACCAGACCAAGTTTCTGGCTCTGGTGAAGAAAAAGGTTAAGGAATATGGCTATTGCTCCATCGTAGTATCCGAGGGTGTACGTGACCGCGCGGGTAAATTCCTGGCTGATACCGGTCTCAAGGATGCCTTTGGTCACTCCCAACTGGGTGGTGTTGCACCGGTTATCGCTAATCTGGTACGCGATAAACTCGGCCTTAAATACCACTGGGCAGTGGCGGATTATCTACAGCGTGCTGCCCGCCATGTGGCATCCAAGAATGATGTTGATCAAGCCTACGCCATGGGTAAAGCGGCTGTTGAACTGGCTCTGGCAGGCAAGAATTCAGTGATGCCTACCGTGGTTCGCACCAACAACAAACCTTACAAATGGAAGATTGGTGAGGCTAAACTGTCGCGTGTAGCCAATGTTGAAAAAATGATGCCCAAGGGCTTCATCTCCAAAGATGGCTTTGGCATCACCCAGAAGTGCAGAGACTATCTCGAACCACTGATCAAGGGTGAAGATTATCCTCCTTATGGCAAGGATGGCATGCCAAAATATATACAGCTAAAGAATGCTCCAGTTAAGAAAAAACTGGATAAAGAGTTTAAGGTCAAGTAG